In a single window of the Streptomyces sp. CGMCC 4.7035 genome:
- the paaB gene encoding 1,2-phenylacetyl-CoA epoxidase subunit PaaB, whose amino-acid sequence MTTEEWPLWEVFVRSRRGLSHTHAGSLHAPDAELALRNARDLYTRRGEGVSIWVVPSAAITASSPDEKDPFFEPAADKPYRHPTFYEIPEGVKHL is encoded by the coding sequence ATGACGACCGAAGAGTGGCCCCTGTGGGAGGTCTTCGTGCGCTCGCGACGCGGACTCTCGCACACCCACGCGGGCAGTCTGCACGCCCCGGACGCGGAGCTGGCCCTGCGCAACGCGCGAGATCTGTACACCCGGCGCGGCGAGGGCGTCTCGATCTGGGTCGTGCCGTCCGCGGCGATCACCGCGTCCTCGCCGGACGAGAAGGACCCGTTCTTCGAGCCGGCCGCCGACAAGCCCTATCGGCACCCGACGTTCTACGAGATCCCGGAGGGGGTGAAGCACCTGTGA
- the paaA gene encoding 1,2-phenylacetyl-CoA epoxidase subunit PaaA: protein MATAAAHRTARADGTADADAAAYEAVFDAAVAADERIEPRDWMPDAYRATLIRQIAQHAHSEIIGMQPEANWITRAPSLRRKAILMAKVQDEAGHGLYLYSAAETLGTSRDELLDKLHTGRQKYSSIFNYPTLTWADVGAIGWLVDGAAITNQVPLCRCSYGPYARAMVRICKEESFHQRQGYELLLALSRGTPEQHAMAQDAVDRWWWPSLMMFGPPDDESAHSAQSMAWKIKRHSNDELRQRFVDICVPQAESLGLTLPDPQLRWNEERVHYDFGPIDWTEFWEVLKGNGPCNEQRITQRRRAHDEGAWVREAAAAYAAKHSDGTRAADGHAGTVGGASAHQAGENGEA from the coding sequence ATGGCGACAGCAGCAGCGCACCGGACGGCCCGCGCGGACGGCACGGCAGACGCCGACGCGGCGGCATACGAGGCCGTCTTCGACGCCGCCGTCGCGGCCGACGAGCGCATCGAACCGCGCGACTGGATGCCCGACGCCTACCGCGCCACCCTGATCCGGCAGATCGCCCAGCACGCGCACTCCGAGATCATCGGCATGCAGCCTGAGGCCAACTGGATCACGCGCGCTCCCTCACTGCGCCGCAAGGCGATCCTGATGGCCAAGGTCCAGGACGAAGCGGGCCACGGGCTGTATCTGTACAGCGCGGCGGAAACACTCGGCACAAGCCGCGACGAGCTGCTCGACAAGCTGCACACGGGCCGCCAGAAGTATTCGTCGATCTTCAACTACCCCACGCTGACCTGGGCAGACGTCGGCGCCATCGGCTGGCTCGTGGACGGCGCCGCGATCACCAACCAGGTGCCTCTGTGCCGCTGTTCCTACGGCCCATACGCACGCGCGATGGTCCGCATCTGCAAGGAGGAGTCCTTCCACCAGCGTCAGGGCTACGAGCTGCTGCTGGCCCTCAGCCGGGGCACACCGGAGCAGCACGCCATGGCGCAGGACGCGGTGGACCGCTGGTGGTGGCCCTCCCTGATGATGTTCGGTCCGCCCGACGACGAGTCGGCGCACTCCGCGCAGTCGATGGCCTGGAAGATCAAGCGTCACTCGAACGACGAGCTGCGCCAGCGCTTCGTGGACATCTGCGTCCCCCAGGCGGAGTCGCTGGGCCTCACCCTCCCCGACCCGCAGCTGCGGTGGAACGAGGAGCGGGTGCACTACGACTTCGGCCCCATCGACTGGACAGAGTTCTGGGAAGTCCTCAAGGGCAACGGCCCCTGCAACGAACAGCGGATAACCCAACGCAGGCGGGCGCATGACGAGGGCGCCTGGGTACGGGAGGCGGCCGCGGCGTACGCGGCGAAGCACAGCGACGGGACGCGGGCGGCCGACGGGCACGCCGGCACGGTCGGTGGAGCGTCGGCACACCAGGCCGGCGAGAACGGGGAGGCGTGA
- a CDS encoding DUF5819 family protein — protein MDAYDEGPDARRERPGGSDDPALPLPVGVSRDVPGDPAPQEAAGPRDKGGPGPDPAALPAVATSPEPGGAGRPAPEVTASPQSPSAPRTGIAALSPRYQIPAALALAVVALTACVHLGMVFLHVAPSNTLTKAHGKTIDDWIYPEFEQNWKLFAPNPLQQNINVQVRAEVLTGDGGVRTTGWYDLSALDGAAIHGNPLPSHTRQNELRRAWDFYVASHDGENRPAGLRGALSADYLRRVAVLRLGREHAAGRGETIDRVQVRTRISNVRPPKWSAERVSTTPVYRQLPWWSLSKSEQAGVGA, from the coding sequence ATGGACGCGTACGACGAGGGACCGGACGCTCGGCGGGAGCGGCCGGGCGGTTCTGACGATCCGGCGCTCCCGCTGCCCGTGGGCGTATCGAGGGACGTACCGGGGGATCCGGCTCCGCAGGAGGCAGCCGGGCCGCGGGACAAGGGTGGTCCCGGCCCGGACCCGGCGGCCCTGCCCGCCGTCGCCACTTCCCCGGAGCCCGGCGGCGCCGGTCGGCCGGCCCCCGAGGTGACCGCCTCCCCTCAGTCGCCCTCCGCTCCGCGCACCGGCATAGCCGCCCTCTCCCCGCGCTACCAGATCCCCGCCGCGCTGGCGCTCGCGGTAGTCGCCCTGACCGCCTGTGTGCACCTCGGGATGGTGTTCCTGCACGTCGCGCCGTCGAACACCCTCACCAAGGCGCACGGCAAGACGATCGACGATTGGATCTACCCCGAGTTCGAGCAGAACTGGAAGCTGTTCGCGCCCAACCCGCTCCAGCAGAACATCAACGTCCAGGTCCGTGCCGAGGTGCTCACCGGGGACGGCGGTGTGCGGACGACCGGCTGGTACGACCTTTCCGCGCTCGACGGCGCCGCCATCCACGGCAATCCGCTGCCGAGCCACACGCGGCAGAACGAACTGCGCCGTGCCTGGGACTTCTATGTCGCCTCGCACGACGGCGAGAACCGGCCCGCGGGGCTGCGCGGCGCCCTGTCCGCGGACTATCTGCGCCGCGTGGCGGTGCTGCGCCTCGGCCGCGAGCACGCGGCCGGCCGCGGCGAGACCATCGATCGCGTCCAGGTGCGCACCCGCATCTCCAACGTGCGGCCCCCGAAGTGGAGCGCGGAGCGGGTCTCCACCACGCCCGTGTACCGCCAGTTGCCCTGGTGGTCGCTGTCGAAGAGCGAGCAGGCGGGAGTGGGCGCCTGA
- a CDS encoding HTTM domain-containing protein, whose amino-acid sequence MNRITLRVSRGVARITEAALGPYQTAVIRIGFATTWLLFLLREFPHRHEMYGPDGPWSWDLAQRLVTKNHAFTLLLWSDSRVWFEAVYVLAVLSSALLLVGWRTRTMSVLFMVGVLSLQNRSVFMGDGGDNVIHLMAIYLVFTRCGQVWSLDERRARRALAVRVSGERPEPDRVGPALWGVLGLALALATGSGRMGTDWLIVFWALWAVHGLWWYVGRRAPYGQPRILLDVVANFVHNAALLVIMAEACLIYSTAGWYKIQGSRWQDGTAVYYPLHIASFSPWPALSDLLASYGAIVLLVTYVTVAAQVAFPFTLFNRRVKNVLLVFMMAEHLAIAVVLGLPFFSLAMIAADAVFLPTSFLRRLGVWAARARARLMAGGAGRSRTLPGPRGQRPPTEEAAERPQVSSTA is encoded by the coding sequence ATGAACCGCATCACCCTGCGCGTCTCGCGCGGTGTCGCCCGCATCACCGAGGCCGCCCTCGGCCCGTACCAGACCGCGGTCATCCGCATCGGCTTCGCCACCACCTGGCTGCTGTTCCTGCTGCGTGAGTTCCCCCACCGCCACGAGATGTACGGGCCCGACGGACCGTGGAGCTGGGACCTGGCCCAGCGGCTCGTCACGAAGAACCACGCCTTCACGCTCCTGTTGTGGTCCGACAGTCGGGTGTGGTTCGAGGCCGTGTACGTCCTCGCCGTCCTGTCGAGCGCTCTGCTGCTGGTCGGCTGGCGCACCCGCACGATGTCCGTGCTGTTCATGGTGGGCGTGCTGTCGCTGCAGAACCGCAGTGTCTTCATGGGTGACGGCGGCGACAACGTCATCCATCTGATGGCGATCTACCTGGTGTTCACGCGTTGCGGGCAGGTGTGGTCGCTGGACGAGCGGCGCGCCAGGCGCGCCCTCGCGGTACGGGTGTCTGGTGAGCGGCCGGAACCCGACCGGGTGGGACCGGCCCTGTGGGGCGTGCTCGGCCTCGCGCTGGCCCTGGCGACGGGCTCGGGCCGGATGGGCACCGACTGGCTGATCGTGTTCTGGGCACTGTGGGCCGTGCACGGCCTGTGGTGGTACGTCGGCCGGCGCGCCCCGTATGGGCAGCCCCGCATCCTGCTGGACGTCGTCGCCAACTTCGTCCACAACGCCGCCCTGCTCGTGATCATGGCCGAGGCGTGTCTGATCTACTCGACCGCCGGCTGGTACAAGATCCAGGGCTCGCGATGGCAGGACGGCACCGCGGTCTACTACCCGCTCCACATCGCCTCCTTCTCGCCCTGGCCCGCCCTGTCCGACCTCCTGGCCTCATACGGCGCGATCGTGCTGCTGGTGACGTACGTGACGGTCGCCGCCCAGGTCGCGTTCCCGTTCACCCTCTTCAACCGGCGCGTGAAGAACGTCCTGCTGGTGTTCATGATGGCCGAGCACCTGGCGATCGCCGTGGTCCTCGGGCTGCCGTTCTTCTCGCTCGCGATGATCGCCGCGGACGCCGTGTTCCTGCCGACGTCCTTCCTGCGGCGGCTGGGCGTATGGGCGGCACGCGCGCGTGCACGGCTGATGGCGGGCGGCGCAGGCCGTAGCCGTACGCTGCCCGGGCCGCGCGGGCAGCGGCCGCCGACCGAGGAGGCGGCCGAACGCCCGCAGGTGAGCTCGACGGCCTGA
- a CDS encoding TrmH family RNA methyltransferase yields the protein MTDLPRSTTDPLSTWRRTADTAVLLDGFHALKHAIRFHARVPVAVTTDRRAALTLAEELAPDVRDTLDTLLTQVPEATYQALVPRPHPTGIAALAERPEREANLEALRRTPRTAPVVVLDNPRNLGNAGAVIRLAAGFGATGVVTTGTLDPWHPTVVRGGAGLHFATAVERLTVPELPPGPLFALDPEGDDIRGLKIPDDAVLAFGSERTGLSGELRARTDHLVSLPMRPQVSSYNLATSVAMTLYHWSATGGAPA from the coding sequence ATGACGGATCTGCCCCGCAGCACGACCGACCCGCTGAGCACCTGGCGCCGGACGGCCGACACCGCCGTCCTGCTCGACGGCTTCCACGCGCTCAAGCACGCGATACGTTTCCACGCTCGCGTGCCGGTCGCTGTCACCACCGACCGGCGGGCGGCGCTGACCCTGGCCGAGGAGCTGGCCCCCGATGTACGGGACACCCTGGACACGCTCCTGACGCAGGTCCCGGAGGCCACATACCAGGCCCTCGTGCCGCGCCCGCATCCCACCGGGATCGCCGCCCTCGCCGAGCGGCCCGAGCGCGAGGCCAACCTGGAAGCGCTTCGGCGCACGCCCCGCACCGCCCCCGTCGTCGTCCTCGACAACCCGCGCAATCTGGGCAACGCGGGTGCGGTGATCCGCCTCGCGGCTGGTTTCGGTGCGACCGGGGTGGTCACGACCGGCACACTCGACCCCTGGCATCCCACGGTCGTCCGTGGCGGGGCAGGGCTTCACTTCGCGACGGCCGTGGAGCGGCTGACGGTGCCCGAGCTGCCGCCGGGCCCGCTTTTCGCGCTGGACCCGGAGGGCGACGACATCCGCGGGCTGAAGATCCCGGACGACGCCGTGCTCGCGTTCGGCTCGGAGCGTACCGGTCTGTCGGGCGAACTCCGCGCCCGCACCGACCACCTGGTGTCCCTGCCGATGCGCCCCCAGGTCTCCAGCTACAACCTCGCGACCAGTGTGGCCATGACGCTGTACCACTGGAGTGCCACCGGGGGCGCACCCGCCTGA
- the paaN gene encoding phenylacetic acid degradation protein PaaN, with product MAAELTAHQLIAQHRPTLDQALEAIRTRAYWSPHPEHPKAYGENGSLDAAAGKAAFDALLGTRLDLGQPGTDDWTGGEVSPYGIELGITYPHADIDVLLAAMSAGRQAWRDAGAEIRAVVCLEILKRISDRTHEFAHAVMHTSGQAFMMAFQAGGPHAQDRALEAVAYAYVEQVRTPDTAEWTKPQGKRDPLTLTKTFKPVPRGIALVIGCNTFPTWNGYPGLFASLATGNAVLVKPHPRAVLPLALTVQVARQVLTEAGFDPNLVALAAERPGEGIAKTLAVRPEIRIIDYTGSTAFGEWLETNARQAQVYTEKAGVNSVIVESTDNYKGMLSNLAFSLSLYSGQMCTTPQNLLIPRDGISTDEGPKSYDEVVADLARSVGGLLGDDARANALLGAIVNPDVKARVEAAAGLGEVALASREIANPEFPEAVVRTPVIVKLDGAKPDAEAAYMSECFGPVSFAVAVDSAADAVELLRRTIRDKGAMTVGAYTTSQEVERAVEEACLEESAQLSLNLTGGVYVNQTAAFSDFHGSGGNPAANATLCDGAFVANRFRVVEVRREA from the coding sequence ATGGCCGCCGAACTCACCGCGCACCAGCTGATCGCCCAGCACCGACCCACCCTCGACCAGGCGCTGGAAGCGATCCGCACGCGCGCGTACTGGTCCCCCCACCCCGAACACCCGAAGGCCTACGGCGAGAACGGCAGCCTGGACGCGGCGGCGGGCAAGGCCGCCTTCGACGCCCTCCTCGGCACCCGTCTCGACCTCGGCCAGCCCGGCACCGACGACTGGACCGGCGGCGAAGTGTCGCCGTACGGAATCGAGTTGGGGATCACCTATCCCCACGCGGACATCGACGTGCTGCTGGCCGCCATGAGCGCGGGCCGGCAGGCGTGGCGCGACGCGGGCGCGGAGATCCGCGCGGTGGTCTGTCTGGAGATCCTCAAGCGCATCAGTGACCGGACGCACGAGTTCGCGCACGCGGTCATGCACACCAGCGGCCAGGCCTTCATGATGGCGTTCCAGGCGGGCGGCCCGCACGCGCAGGACCGCGCCCTGGAGGCGGTGGCGTACGCGTACGTGGAGCAGGTCCGCACGCCCGACACCGCGGAGTGGACCAAGCCCCAGGGCAAGCGCGACCCGCTGACGCTCACCAAGACGTTCAAGCCCGTCCCGCGCGGCATCGCGCTGGTCATCGGCTGCAACACCTTCCCGACGTGGAACGGCTACCCGGGCCTGTTCGCCTCCCTGGCCACCGGCAACGCGGTCCTGGTCAAGCCCCACCCGCGCGCGGTGCTGCCGCTCGCGCTCACCGTGCAGGTGGCCCGCCAGGTGCTGACGGAAGCGGGCTTCGACCCGAACCTGGTGGCACTGGCCGCCGAGCGGCCCGGCGAGGGCATCGCCAAGACGCTCGCGGTGCGCCCGGAGATCCGGATCATCGACTACACGGGCTCGACGGCGTTCGGCGAGTGGCTGGAGACCAACGCCCGGCAGGCGCAGGTCTACACGGAGAAGGCCGGCGTCAACTCGGTGATCGTGGAGTCGACCGACAACTACAAGGGGATGCTGTCGAACCTGGCGTTCTCCCTGTCGCTGTACAGCGGCCAGATGTGCACCACCCCGCAGAACCTGCTGATCCCGCGGGACGGCATCTCCACCGACGAGGGCCCGAAGTCGTACGACGAGGTGGTCGCCGATCTCGCGCGGTCGGTCGGCGGCCTCCTGGGCGACGACGCGCGTGCGAACGCACTGCTCGGCGCGATCGTGAACCCGGACGTCAAGGCCCGTGTGGAGGCGGCGGCGGGGCTCGGCGAAGTCGCTCTGGCCTCGCGGGAGATCGCCAACCCCGAGTTCCCGGAGGCGGTCGTCCGCACCCCTGTGATCGTGAAGCTCGACGGCGCCAAGCCGGACGCGGAGGCCGCCTACATGAGCGAGTGCTTCGGTCCCGTCTCCTTCGCCGTCGCCGTCGACTCGGCGGCGGACGCGGTGGAGCTGCTGCGGCGCACGATCAGGGACAAGGGTGCGATGACCGTAGGCGCGTACACCACCTCCCAGGAGGTCGAGCGGGCCGTCGAGGAGGCCTGCCTGGAGGAGTCCGCCCAGCTCTCGCTCAACCTCACCGGCGGGGTGTACGTCAACCAGACGGCCGCCTTCTCCGACTTCCACGGCTCGGGCGGCAACCCTGCGGCCAACGCGACCCTGTGCGACGGAGCGTTCGTGGCGAACCGCTTCCGGGTCGTGGAAGTACGCCGGGAGGCGTAG
- a CDS encoding 3-hydroxyacyl-CoA dehydrogenase — protein MTALDLSSPVAVVGTGTMGQGIAQVALVAGHPVRLYDAVPGRAQEAAAAIGARLDRLVEKDRLTGAERDAARARLLAAESLAELADCSLVVEAVLERLDVKQRLLRELEDVVGDDCLLATNTSSLSVTAIGGALRNAGRFVGLHFFNPAPLMPLVEVVSGFATDVTSATRAYETARAWGKTPVACADTPGFIVNRIARPFYAEAFAVYEAQAADPATIDAVLRESGGFRMGAFELTDLIGQDVNESVTRSVWESFFQDVRFTPSLAQRRLVESGRLGRKSGQGWYDHGDDAERPEPHTAEKAQAPAYVVAEGDLGPAGELLALIREAGIGVREDDEDHGTRLVLPGGGQLVLADGQTSVEFRDVVYFDLALDYRRATRIALSASQDTSPQTLAEATGLFQALGKEVSVIGDVPGMIVARTVARIVDLAHDAVAKGVATEEDIDTAMRLGVNYPLGPFEWSRRLGRGWAYDLLDDLHMRDPSGRYAPSLALYRHAYASEKREGTS, from the coding sequence ATGACAGCACTCGACCTCAGCAGCCCGGTGGCCGTCGTCGGCACCGGCACCATGGGCCAGGGCATAGCCCAGGTCGCGCTGGTCGCGGGCCACCCCGTGCGGCTGTACGACGCCGTCCCCGGCCGCGCTCAGGAGGCGGCCGCCGCGATCGGCGCACGCCTCGACCGGCTCGTCGAGAAGGACCGGCTCACCGGCGCCGAGCGGGACGCGGCCCGCGCCCGTCTCCTGGCTGCGGAGAGCCTGGCCGAGCTCGCGGACTGCTCCCTCGTCGTCGAGGCGGTCCTGGAGCGCCTGGACGTGAAACAGCGGCTGCTGCGGGAGCTGGAGGACGTCGTCGGCGACGACTGCCTGCTCGCGACCAACACCTCGTCCCTGTCCGTGACCGCCATCGGCGGTGCCCTGCGCAACGCGGGCCGCTTCGTCGGCCTGCACTTCTTCAACCCGGCGCCGCTGATGCCGCTCGTGGAGGTCGTCTCCGGGTTCGCCACCGACGTCACGTCGGCCACGCGCGCGTACGAGACGGCCCGCGCCTGGGGCAAGACCCCGGTCGCCTGCGCGGACACCCCCGGCTTCATCGTCAACCGCATCGCGCGGCCCTTCTACGCGGAGGCGTTCGCGGTCTACGAGGCGCAGGCCGCCGACCCCGCCACCATCGACGCGGTCCTGCGCGAGTCGGGTGGTTTCCGGATGGGTGCCTTCGAGCTGACCGACCTCATCGGGCAGGACGTCAACGAATCCGTCACCCGCTCCGTGTGGGAGTCCTTCTTCCAGGACGTGCGCTTCACGCCCTCACTCGCCCAGCGGCGGCTCGTCGAGTCCGGTCGGCTCGGCCGCAAGAGCGGACAGGGCTGGTACGACCACGGGGACGACGCCGAGCGGCCCGAGCCGCACACCGCGGAGAAGGCGCAGGCGCCCGCGTATGTCGTCGCCGAGGGCGACCTGGGCCCCGCCGGCGAACTGCTCGCGCTGATCCGCGAGGCGGGCATCGGCGTCCGTGAGGACGACGAGGACCACGGCACCCGCCTGGTGCTGCCCGGCGGCGGCCAGCTGGTCCTCGCCGACGGGCAGACCTCCGTCGAGTTCCGTGACGTCGTCTACTTCGACCTGGCGCTCGACTACCGCAGGGCGACCCGTATCGCCCTGTCCGCCTCCCAGGACACCTCCCCGCAGACCCTCGCCGAGGCCACCGGGCTCTTCCAGGCGCTCGGCAAGGAGGTCAGCGTCATCGGGGACGTGCCCGGCATGATCGTCGCCCGCACGGTGGCCCGGATCGTCGACCTGGCGCACGACGCCGTCGCCAAGGGCGTGGCCACCGAGGAGGACATCGACACGGCGATGCGCCTCGGCGTCAACTACCCGCTCGGCCCCTTCGAATGGAGCCGCAGGCTCGGCCGCGGCTGGGCCTACGACCTCCTGGACGACCTGCACATGCGCGACCCCTCCGGACGGTACGCCCCGTCCCTCGCGCTCTACCGGCACGCGTACGCCTCCGAGAAGCGGGAGGGCACCTCATGA
- a CDS encoding TetR/AcrR family transcriptional regulator → MTTVKRDTYTPESLLSVAVQVFNERGYDGTSMEHLSKAAGISKSSIYHHVAGKEELLRRAVSRALDGLFKILDEEHARVGRAVERLEYVVRRMVEVLTAELPYVTLLLRVRGNTDTERWALERRREFDHQVAELLKAAAADGDVRGDVEVRLATRLVFGMINSVVEWYRPDGRGMGEREVADAVVRLVFSGLRKDH, encoded by the coding sequence ATGACCACCGTCAAGCGCGACACGTACACCCCGGAGAGCCTGCTCTCCGTCGCCGTGCAGGTCTTCAACGAACGCGGCTACGACGGCACCTCCATGGAACATCTCTCCAAGGCCGCCGGCATCTCCAAGTCGTCGATCTACCACCATGTCGCGGGCAAGGAGGAGCTGCTGCGCCGCGCCGTCAGCCGGGCGCTGGACGGCCTCTTCAAGATCCTCGACGAGGAGCACGCGCGCGTGGGGCGTGCCGTGGAGCGGCTGGAGTACGTCGTACGGCGCATGGTCGAGGTGCTCACCGCCGAGCTGCCGTATGTGACGCTGCTGCTGCGCGTGCGCGGCAACACCGACACCGAGCGGTGGGCGCTGGAGCGGCGCCGCGAGTTCGACCACCAGGTCGCCGAGCTGCTCAAGGCCGCGGCCGCCGACGGGGACGTGCGCGGCGACGTGGAGGTGCGGCTCGCGACGCGGCTCGTCTTCGGGATGATCAACTCGGTCGTGGAGTGGTACCGGCCCGACGGGCGCGGTATGGGGGAGCGCGAAGTCGCCGACGCGGTCGTGCGGTTGGTCTTCTCGGGGCTGCGCAAGGACCACTGA
- a CDS encoding Lrp/AsnC family transcriptional regulator: MAEPPEHGPALLPPRPLDAIDRDILQILQADGRASIRSVSERVHVSRANAYARINRLIEDGVIRGFGARVNHERAGQGTSAYITLKIVQNSWRTVREQLRMLPGASHIALVGGDFDVLLLVHTPDNKALRELVLTRLQAIPEVLSTRTLLVFEEEDLEPEN, encoded by the coding sequence ATGGCCGAGCCGCCGGAGCACGGTCCCGCACTGCTTCCCCCGCGCCCCCTCGACGCCATCGACCGGGACATCCTGCAGATACTCCAGGCGGACGGCCGCGCCTCCATACGGTCGGTCTCCGAGCGCGTCCACGTATCGCGCGCCAACGCCTACGCGCGGATCAACCGGCTCATCGAGGACGGAGTGATCCGCGGCTTCGGGGCCCGCGTCAACCACGAACGCGCGGGTCAGGGCACATCGGCGTACATCACCCTGAAAATCGTGCAGAACTCCTGGCGCACGGTCCGCGAGCAGCTGCGCATGCTGCCCGGCGCCTCCCACATCGCCCTGGTGGGCGGTGACTTCGACGTGCTGCTGCTGGTGCACACGCCCGACAACAAGGCGCTGCGCGAGCTGGTCCTCACCCGGCTCCAGGCGATCCCCGAAGTGCTCAGCACGCGCACGCTGCTGGTGTTCGAGGAGGAGGACCTGGAGCCGGAGAACTGA